The nucleotide sequence GAAGTCTATTAAGGAAGGATTTGGGTTAACTGTCAGTGAAGCTATGTGGAAAAATAAACCAGTGATAGGTGGAAATACTGGAGGAATACCACTCCAGGTTATTAATGGGGTTACTGGGTTCCTGGTGAACAGTCCCCAGGGTGCTGCGCATTATACCATATATTTAACTAGAAACGCTAAGGTAAGGCATACCATGGGAACTAATGCAAGGGAACACGTGAGAAGGAATTTCCTAATTACACGTGAGTTAAGGGACTACCTAATGACTATAATGTACGTTAATGAGAGGAATAGTGTATAACGAGGATAGAATTGGTAGCAGAACTAAGGGTTGGTATGTGAGGCTGAAGCCATGATAACTGAAACTCTGATCAGAGTAGAGCAGTGAATTGCAGGATCACTTACCTTCTCTCTTCCTTTTCCTCCACATTTCCCCTTACAATATCCAATGCTTCTGCGTAAAGGAATCCAAATATTAGCCACCCTAAGAAGATGTTGGTGACATAAGGGTTTACACTGAAAAGAGAGGAGACTAGGACCCATAATGATATGATTGTGGCTATGATACCTACCATTAACTCATCAATGTGTTTTCTCGGTCTCCTGGACGCTAGCCTTATTAGAGATATATTAGCTGAAGTGTGTATGAAGATATTTCCAAGTCCTGCTAGTGCACCTAAGGTCACAAATGTGTCATAGAGTCCTATGTAATGAACAGCCAAGGTAAGTATCGTAATAAATACTATGGCGATAAATATTTCAGATATAAGGGGTCTGTTCTTCACAGATTTACTCAAAAACTTAGGAAATATCAGATCTTCAGACATTGCTTTTACAGTTCGTGAGTTTGCTAGTATGTAAGAAACTCCACCCAAGATTCCGTCATTTAGAGCTAAAAAGGAAAGAAATACAGTTCCTATTATGCTAAAACTCGCTAATAAGTAATCAACCAAATTTCCTGTGAAGTTTATTGCCCCAAGTGAATAGAAGAATAATGATGCTAGACCACCACCAAAGATGAGTACCAGTATAGCTGCTTTTCCAATAGACTTTCTAGTGTCTGCCTCCTCTCCCAGAGGAGCAATGGATCCATACCCTGTAGGTATGCCTAAGCCAAAGAGGACTGCACTAGCTAGTTTAGAGGGAAAATTCACCGGGTTGTAAAAGTGCCAACCAGAACTGTATAGAAAGTAAATGGATAAAATTACAATTGCCCCCATTTCAATGAGTGACATGATCATGGCATATTTAGCTGAAACTCTAACACCTGATAATACTATAGCAGAGGCTACTACAGAAACTATTAATGCTAAAATCGTCTGATTCCATCCTGTAATATAGTACAGAACGTAAGCACCACCCGTAACTAGCGTTCCACCATATGATATTGCGTATAAAATGTAACTCCAGCCCGTTTCTAGACCAAGTCTAGTTGTGAGGGAGTAGACGGCATATGTGTAATATCCTCCTCCTCTTTTAAATCTCTTGGAGAGATAGTATACAACTAAACCGTTAAAGAGTACCACAAGGGTAGCTATGATCATAGCGAAAACTCCTGCTGTACCTACAAGAGCAATCATAACTGTGCCGAAAGTTAACAATGAGATAAAAGGGGCTTGTCCGCCAAAGGAAATAAAGAAGAGATCGACAAAAGTTAGTTTCTGTTTAGAGTCATCGCTAATCTCCTTTTTAGCTCTCATATAATCATTTTGTCTAGGGTAATACTTAAGACTTATTATAATTTCTGGATAAATGATGATTTATAAACCATGAATATCTTTAACAACTTCACCTAACTAAATAAAATATACCCTAACCAGATATCTCTGAATACACCTTGATTTTCTTCTCCATTTAAATATGAGATCTAGGCATACACACAATCAAAAATAAAAGTATTAACCTCTGAATTCTTTATATAATTGTGAAGCTATCTTCCTTCCCTTCTTAGTTAAATCATAGTAGACACCCTTTGGCTTAGCCCCAGTCTCTTTTGCCTTCACCTTTAACCAAGGCTTAACAGAAGACGTAACAGATCTCTTTAGAGAGCCATTGTATACTGTCAAGAGACCCATTTCTTTCAATTTTTTACAATTAATTTCAATTTCATCCTCATCAAATTTAGGTGTATAACCACTTTCTCCCAATAATCTCCTAGCCATATACCAAGAGTTGTCTGGACCATACTTGTAGATATGAATCAGGATCTTTTTCATTAAATCTGTTAATTCATCCACATCTTCCCATTCGTGGAGTCTTATAAATCTTTTTAGATGATTCGTTTACTACATCCATACTAGAGAGTTGAAATAGGGTGAGAGCCAAAAGCTGAAACATGTATCTCCTCACCGGGAAATAGATTGGCTGAAGGAATACATTGGTGACATACGGTAGTTTACAAAGTTAAATTGATATTATTTTGGAAAAGTTTTATAACTGTTAAATGAAACTAAAAACTAGTGAGCAAGGATCAAATAGACGATAAATTTATTGAGATTAATGGTAGTAAAATACACTACATTCAATCAGGATCTGGGGATCCAGTTATCTTATTTCATGGCTCAAGATTTAATGCCTATACCTGGAAGGAGACCAATACACTTGACTCAGTAGCAAAGGCTGGTTTTAGGGCTATATCTGTAGACTTTCCAGGATATGGTAAGTCTGAAAGGGGTAAGTTTACTTCGCTCTCTGACTTTATATATGACTTTATTTTTTCGTTGTCCTTAAACAAACCATTTTTGTTAGGTGCTTCAATGGGAGGGGAGGCGGTATTATCCTATTCAGTTTATCATCCAAAAGACATTAAAGGACTCATTCTGGTCGGCGCAGTTGGAGTCAAAAAATATGAGAAATTACTGACCAACTTAGAGGGAGTCCCTATACTTTTAATATGGGGCAAAAAAGACAGAATTTCCAGTGAGGAGAATTACAAGCTAATTATGAACAGCGTCAAAACTACCCACTTTGTTCAGATAGGGAATAACCACGCATGTTATCTCGACGATCCTACCACGTTTAATGATATTGTTACGAAATTCATTAAGGGATCTCCATGGATGATCTCCTAAAGGAAGTATTGAAGGATAAGAGACTCTTAGAAGTCTTGAGACATCTCAAAAGAGCTAATGTGGACTATGGTAAGTCAATAATGTTAAACACTAAGATACCTTTAACCGAAGTCCTAGACGTTTTGGATAAACTCGAAAGTCTAGGTTTAATAGAGAGAGTAACTGGAGCGACTCTGAAAAACACCGAGGCTAAATTTAAGTTGAGTCAAGAAGTACATAAACACCATACCTACTATAGGTTAACCCGAGACGGAGACCATCTATTGAGAAGACTGGACGAGAAGGATATAATAGATGCTTATGCGGAGATTGTAAAGGATGACGAAGTAGGGCTGAAATTATTATATTACGCTGAGGAACTACACAGCGACCACGCATTAACTTACTCTAAATTGCTTAGGAAACCCCTGGAAGAGATCACTCCAAAGATAGAGGAATTAGAAAGGATGGGTTTGATGGAGGAAAAGAACAGCAAGGTCATAAAATTCAGGGAGAGGAGAGCTAAGCCGAAGAAGGAAACAAGGACTCACCATAAATACTATGGTCTAACGAGGTTAGGAGAGTTGTTAGTGAGAGAGCTAAAACGAAGAGGTGTACTGGAGAAATAGGGGTAGTGTCATTTTGCTTCTATATGTGGAGTATTCCTTGATGTAGTTGAGCGTAGATACCTCTTCCCCCATGTGTGGAGAAGTGCTCGGTTGGTCCTCCTGTATCCGGTGGACGTACATGGAATTTAAAACAAGCTAACTTCGTCCCCACCCTAAAGGTGAGGCTTTCCTCATCATATAAGAGGGAAAAAGGAAAGGAAAAAAGAAGGAAGGACTTCTTTAACTTTATACGTCTTTCCAGACATCTTAGTCTAGATAATTATGTTATTAGCTTGTAGCTAAACCTTGATTTCAACTCTTCATACAGTTCTCTGGGTGAGGGTTGTCTACCTAGTCTCTTTGTAAGATCATCAATAATTTTTTTGACTATTTCTCTCACTTTCTTACCTGCTATGCAGTACTCAGGTAGCTTGAACTCAGGAATACCCTCACCATTATAAGTATCCATTACTTCTTTTTGTTCATCCTCAGTTGAAAAGGGAAAGGAAAGACATGCATATGGTTTGAAGGAGTGAATTCCACAAGCCCATCCTCTTTTATAAGGGCAAGGTCTTTCAAGTATCCTGAAATTCACACTATCCCTTTTATCTGATATGCCTTTTGCTCCTCCCAACTTGTTCACAATCTCTTTATAATCGAATTCATACACTGGTATTCCAAAACCATAGTCGCAACATTTTCCACCACACCTTTCGCAATAGGAGGAAACATCTAGGAACACGTTCATTGCTAGTTGAAATACAAGGGAGTAAAGTCCAAATTTCACTATAGGAATGGTTTCGTACTTTTCAAGAGCATTAAGAATCCTCTCGAAGGCTTCCAAATCTTCCCGTAATCCTTTCTTAGTTTCGAACTCAATACTTACAGACATTCATTATACTATACAGCATTTTTATATTTAAATATCTGAATAATTACCAAATGTTAGCGTATATATTTTGGCATGAAAAGGGAGAAGAGTTCGAAGAGGATGAATATAACAAAGCCCTATTAGAGTTTCATACATATTATAACCGTGAAGTTAGAATCGAGGGTTATTTAGGCTCTATGGTAGTAAAGGTGTATAAGGTTCCATGGTCTAATAATGACGCTTATGAAGATTGGTACTTCATTGAAAGCTCAAAGTCGCTGGATCTTTTAAATGATTCAATAACTAGTAATAAGGAAACAAAAGAGATACATGACAAGATTGCTAGGATGGCTAGAAATGGTAAGGGAGGACTTTATAAGCTTATTAACGGGGATCCTTTATCGCCTTCCTTTCCTCATGCAGTATGGATATCTAAGCCCGTAGGAGTCTCATATGACGTTTTCTATACGGAGATTAAAGACATACAAGGTAATCTATGGAGAAAACAGCTAGCCATGGCACCTATGAGCGAGTTTTGTATTTTTTCCAAAAAGGAAATAAGGGTGGACGAAAAATTCTCTCCCATTGTCCAAAAGAGAAATCTACTATATATCTCTGATGAGTTAAAGAAGAAAATAAATACTTAGTGGAGTATTCTCTTCTCCTTTTTTAACAACGTTTAGCCTTTATTATGATACGACAATTTGATATCCTTTATCCACAAGATCTGTTAACGCATAGTGGTGGTCTTCGTCTCCTATCAGCTTTATGGTGTTAGGTAACTTATCCCTTATGTTTAAGTGTGGTGGAGAGGCACAGTATCCACATGCACCTAGAATTAAACCCTCCTTCATCGCCTTCTCGTAAGCAGGCTTTAAGCCTTTATATGGACTTTCAGTTATTGGTATTTTAGTACCTAGTCCGTCGAAATAGACGTAGACATCGTTTCCCTTTTCTTTTAGTTCCACTGCATAATGAAGAACATGTGCTGCCTTAATTGAATCTGCTAGGTTTGTAGGGTCATTCATTACGACAAATAAGATCTTAGCCATAAATTTCTCGTGGTCTTCATGTTTTATAAAATTTTGCCTAAATTTATAAACTATTTAATCCATCGACATTTTAACACACACTTATAGTTCCACTACTTTCCTAATAAGCTGAGAATCCTTTAGTTTTGGGAGTGTCGACATCATTAAGTCTGAGCTGTTTTCAGATCTCCATGAGTCTAGTTGACCTCATGGTCTCAGACTCTCGTTTTATATGATTAGTCGATATATCCCCTTTAATAAATTTTAATCATAGAATTAACACGTTTATATAAATTATAAATTTTGCAATCACAATATTCGTCTGTTTATATTATTTACAATCCATAATATTAAAAATTCTTATAAGCCTAAATAAAGTATATAGTGTTATGAAAGATGAAACAAGGGCGTCCATAGCGGCGTCCATTGGCATAGCATTTGAATTCTATGATTTTTTAATATTCGGATTCATTAGCGGCATCTTGGCAAAGCTTTTCTTTCCATCAACTAACTCATTAGTATCTCTTTTGGATACTCTTGCAGTATTCGCAACAGGATTTGCAGGAAGACCAATTGGTGCGATTATCTTTGGGCATCTTGGTGACAAGATCGGGAGAAAGTATACGTTGATACTTACAATGACATTAATGGGGCTCTCGTCATTGTTCACAGGACTCCTCCCCGGGTATGCCTCTATAGGCATATTAGCTCCTCTACTCTTAACCACGTTGAGGATATTACAGGGAGTTTCTTTAGGTGGAGAATTTGGTGGAGGTATCACACTTTCAGCAGAGTTTGCTGAGCCATCGAAGAGAGCTTTTTATGTAGGTATTGCTCAAATGGCTCAAGGTACTGGTCCACTGTTAGCTACGGGACTGATTTTCTTGTTCAGCTCATTTATGTCAACTCAAGAGTACAATTCCATAGGATGGAGAATATTATTCGTGATAGGAGCATTAATAGCAGTTATAGGAGTGATAATAAGGCTTAAGATATCAGAGTCCCCTGTTTTTAAGAAGGTCAGAGAGACAGGTAAGATATCTAAAATACCCTTGGCAGAAGCATTTAGACACCACTGGAAAAAGATACTTCTGGGACTAGGTTTCATAGTGGGAGGAACTACAATGACTTATGCAACAGGAGTTTTCGCCTCCAGTTACTTAGAGAATGTTATCGGAGTACCTACCAAAGAGGTGTCACTAATACTGGTCATAGGTTACATAATTCAAACTATAGCCATATTCCTGTTCGGTTATCTGGCTGACAGGATAGGGAGAAAACCATTGATGATAACTACCGCTGCAGGTTTAGTGATTTTCGTTTATCCGTACTTTTACCTATTATCTACAGGTGCATTTTCCAACATACTCCTAGC is from Sulfolobus acidocaldarius DSM 639 and encodes:
- a CDS encoding MFS transporter → MKDETRASIAASIGIAFEFYDFLIFGFISGILAKLFFPSTNSLVSLLDTLAVFATGFAGRPIGAIIFGHLGDKIGRKYTLILTMTLMGLSSLFTGLLPGYASIGILAPLLLTTLRILQGVSLGGEFGGGITLSAEFAEPSKRAFYVGIAQMAQGTGPLLATGLIFLFSSFMSTQEYNSIGWRILFVIGALIAVIGVIIRLKISESPVFKKVRETGKISKIPLAEAFRHHWKKILLGLGFIVGGTTMTYATGVFASSYLENVIGVPTKEVSLILVIGYIIQTIAIFLFGYLADRIGRKPLMITTAAGLVIFVYPYFYLLSTGAFSNILLAQLIYSIVGSASTAAYATALTEMFPTSVRYTALSFDYHVGVAVFGGTTPFIATYLIYATGYKLAPVYWGIAGMIVTLIAYILYKETLGTMFEGQQKVS
- a CDS encoding APC family permease, whose product is MRAKKEISDDSKQKLTFVDLFFISFGGQAPFISLLTFGTVMIALVGTAGVFAMIIATLVVLFNGLVVYYLSKRFKRGGGYYTYAVYSLTTRLGLETGWSYILYAISYGGTLVTGGAYVLYYITGWNQTILALIVSVVASAIVLSGVRVSAKYAMIMSLIEMGAIVILSIYFLYSSGWHFYNPVNFPSKLASAVLFGLGIPTGYGSIAPLGEEADTRKSIGKAAILVLIFGGGLASLFFYSLGAINFTGNLVDYLLASFSIIGTVFLSFLALNDGILGGVSYILANSRTVKAMSEDLIFPKFLSKSVKNRPLISEIFIAIVFITILTLAVHYIGLYDTFVTLGALAGLGNIFIHTSANISLIRLASRRPRKHIDELMVGIIATIISLWVLVSSLFSVNPYVTNIFLGWLIFGFLYAEALDIVRGNVEEKEERR
- a CDS encoding YkgJ family cysteine cluster protein, yielding MSVSIEFETKKGLREDLEAFERILNALEKYETIPIVKFGLYSLVFQLAMNVFLDVSSYCERCGGKCCDYGFGIPVYEFDYKEIVNKLGGAKGISDKRDSVNFRILERPCPYKRGWACGIHSFKPYACLSFPFSTEDEQKEVMDTYNGEGIPEFKLPEYCIAGKKVREIVKKIIDDLTKRLGRQPSPRELYEELKSRFSYKLIT
- a CDS encoding DUF2250 domain-containing protein; protein product: MDDLLKEVLKDKRLLEVLRHLKRANVDYGKSIMLNTKIPLTEVLDVLDKLESLGLIERVTGATLKNTEAKFKLSQEVHKHHTYYRLTRDGDHLLRRLDEKDIIDAYAEIVKDDEVGLKLLYYAEELHSDHALTYSKLLRKPLEEITPKIEELERMGLMEEKNSKVIKFRERRAKPKKETRTHHKYYGLTRLGELLVRELKRRGVLEK
- a CDS encoding alpha/beta fold hydrolase gives rise to the protein MSKDQIDDKFIEINGSKIHYIQSGSGDPVILFHGSRFNAYTWKETNTLDSVAKAGFRAISVDFPGYGKSERGKFTSLSDFIYDFIFSLSLNKPFLLGASMGGEAVLSYSVYHPKDIKGLILVGAVGVKKYEKLLTNLEGVPILLIWGKKDRISSEENYKLIMNSVKTTHFVQIGNNHACYLDDPTTFNDIVTKFIKGSPWMIS